The DNA region GACAGGAACATTATTTTTAAGGTATTTCTTATTTAATTCTCCATGGCAAAGTCTGGGGGTTGATACCGGAATAAGGATAAGATCTTCTGGAGTAGCATGGTTTGCAGGTTTGAGAGCGAGAATATACAGGACATACGGCAAATGGGGATTTAGGCTAACTGACAATTTTAGATGGTTTACTGACAGACAATTTACCAATAAGACTCGCTTTGACATTGAGCGAGTTATCTTCAAAGACCGATCATTCTTTAGATCCTCAACTTTTGGCAATTGGTTTCAGCGCAAAAAGGGTTATTTCATAGAGCAGAATTTTCAACTATTCCATAAATTGGCGGAAAGAACTGGAATCGTTCTGCAATGGAGAACGATTGGGGAGACGAGAATAGATGAGTTCTTTAAAGAGACGCGCGTTAGACTAAGATTAAGGCAAAATATACGCTGGAGATGGTTATTTGGAGAAATTGCCCCTAGTATATTTTGGAGAGAAAAATATGATTGGGACACCCTGGTCGGTGTCAGGTTCAGAATAGAAGTACATTTTGGTAATCTTTCAAGACTAAAATTCTTTTAACACTAAACTAAGTATCCAAAACTTTGGCTCGGGATAGTTGATACAGTTCGAACTAATATCCTATTCTCTTTTTGGCGCAAAAGAATCTCAGCTTATGAATTAGGTATATATTCTCATATTAATAATCAAACTCACTAACATTGTCAGAATTTCGTACATCTGACAAACTACCGACTTAAAATCCTCAGTAATCATTGAGAATAAGCTTGGCATGGTATTTGCTCTTATTTGTAGTGTATTCATACATTTGTATTAATGATGAATACAAGGGCAAGGTTATGAAGAATACCACGGCAAACAAATATGGAATTTCTAGCACCATACCCTTAGCTAATCTGTGTGAGCATTGTGGTGAAGATCTTAGTTTATCCGAAACAGTTGAGTCCAGTGGCAAGTTTTTCTGTTGTACGGGATGCAGTGCTGTTTATCAGCTGCTCAATAATCTTGGGCTCGAGAGCTTTTACACAATAAAAAAAGAACAGAATATAGAGAAAATAGTTCGACCTATTGATCCTGAATCGACAGAAGAATATAAATACCTAAACCAGGAAAATTTCATATCTCAATATACAAATCCAAAATTCCCGCTTGAAATGAAATTCTATATTGAAGGCATTCATTGCGGTGCTTGCCTATGGTTAATCGAGAAAATTCCTGATTATATGAACGATGTGGAGTCAGTTTCACTCAATATGTCAACTAATATTGCAACTGTGAATTTCAAGGAAAACCAAAAATTCTCAGGCTTCCCTGAAATAGTAAAAAGATTTGGCTATAAAGCGCACCCGATTAACGTAGATGAACAAGCCAATGAGCTTAGGGAAAAGGATAATAGAAGAGCACTTGTCAGAATCTCTGTCGCAGCGGTGTGTGCTGGAAATATCATGCTCCTATCTGCAGCTATATACTCAGGAGCTCGGGGGGTTTTTGAAGAATATTTCACTTTATTAAACTTTTTATTATCACTACCCGTTGTTACATATTGTGCTATACCGTTTTACAAAAGTGTCATTGCGACGTTGCGAACAAAAAGAGCGACAGTAGACATTCCAATAGTTTTGGTAATTTTAGTAGGGTTCCTTATAAGCTCCTATAATTACGCTATTGATAGTGATCAAATATATTTTGATTCAGTTACAACTTTCATATTTTTACTTCTAGCAAGCAGATATTTTCTAAAATCAATACAAGACCGTATCTCAAAAAAAGAGCCGGCAAGTAAATTACTATTTAATGAAAACAAGTTTTTGATATGGGACGAAAGAAATAGGCAGTACTTCTTAGAACCAACTAAACATATAAAACCTGGTCAAAGAATCAAACTAAAAAAAGGTGAGCGTATTCCTATTGATGGAACACTTTTATCAAATAACGCTGAGTTAAACCTTTCTGTACTAACAGGAGAGAACATTCCTCAGACAGTGTTCAGAAGCGATATCGTATACGCTGGATCCTTATTAGATTCAGATGAAGCAGTTGTGGAAGTAAGCAGTGTGGGAAGCTCAACACGCATAGGCAAGCTGCTTGATGAGGTTGAAAAAAACTATCAAAGTAAAATTAGTTTTTCCTCATACAGTGATAAATTTGCAACAACCTTTACTCTTCTTGTAGCAGTAGTAGCAATTATTTCTTTCGTTGCAATCTCGGCCATCATGAATCCCTCTGAAGCTTTAAATAGGGTAATGGCTTTTGTATTGATAGCATGCCCATGTGCATTTGTGTTTGCACTTCCGCTTTCTTTAGGACTTTCTCTCCGAGAAGAACTAGATAAAGGTGTTCTAGTAAAGAGTTCAAGCACTTTTGAAAAACTATCTCAAGTAA from Thermodesulfobacteriota bacterium includes:
- a CDS encoding heavy metal translocating P-type ATPase metal-binding domain-containing protein, giving the protein MKNTTANKYGISSTIPLANLCEHCGEDLSLSETVESSGKFFCCTGCSAVYQLLNNLGLESFYTIKKEQNIEKIVRPIDPESTEEYKYLNQENFISQYTNPKFPLEMKFYIEGIHCGACLWLIEKIPDYMNDVESVSLNMSTNIATVNFKENQKFSGFPEIVKRFGYKAHPINVDEQANELREKDNRRALVRISVAAVCAGNIMLLSAAIYSGARGVFEEYFTLLNFLLSLPVVTYCAIPFYKSVIATLRTKRATVDIPIVLVILVGFLISSYNYAIDSDQIYFDSVTTFIFLLLASRYFLKSIQDRISKKEPASKLLFNENKFLIWDERNRQYFLEPTKHIKPGQRIKLKKGERIPIDGTLLSNNAELNLSVLTGENIPQTVFRSDIVYAGSLLDSDEAVVEVSSVGSSTRIGKLLDEVEKNYQSKISFSSYSDKFATTFTLLVAVVAIISFVAISAIMNPSEALNRVMAFVLIACPCAFVFALPLSLGLSLREELDKGVLVKSSSTFEKLSQVKNIFFDKTGTLTKGIYKILKWDTAALSDYDLRAVLAIEKKSGHPIGRAIVSYLSEKNVMLPEVKDFKHIYTKGIEAKVGQHKYKFISDKNIAVANDINEIITTKILIYRDDAAISEVFLGDSLKEDAKYIVNLLKENDYKVHILSGDNELNVKQTALKLGVSDEDIFWSKTPEEKSQIIKNNTHTMMIGDGLNDIAAFSSADVGLSVQGSVEESLKVSDAYILNNDLYTVLELLKHGEITKNTLRRNIIFSITYNVGAGSLALLGYIDPLAAAVLMPISSLLLICSSIYRQSLNTWRQSNIL